In Paenibacillus kyungheensis, the following are encoded in one genomic region:
- a CDS encoding beta-glucoside-specific PTS transporter subunit IIABC, with translation MKYEQLAKDIIHNIGGRENVNSLTHCITRLRFKLKDESKANTDVLKNMDGVVTVIQSGGQYQVVIGNHVPDVYAEVNAVGGFQADTAQDTSSDEKVSLFNRFIDMISGVFTPILGVLCATGMIKGFTALLLALHVLTTESGTYQILNALGDCLFYFFPIFLGYTAAKKFNANIFIGMAIGATLVYPSLSGLTAGAPLYTLFAGTLFESPIHITFLGIPVILMTYSSSVIPIILATYVGSKLEVFFKKIIPSVVRTFLVPFCTLLVIVPLTLLIIGPIATWAGQLLGAGTLFVYNLSPIIEGMLIGAFWQVFVIFGLHWGLVPIVINNLTVMKFDPVLAGMFGASFAQTGVVLAILLKTKNVKLKSLSIPAFISGIFGVTEPAIYGITLPRKKPFIISCIAAAVGGGIIGFAGTKAYIMGGLGIFGIPSYIGPNGIDAGFYGMLIGIGVSFVLGFAIMYAMFQDDKETAKVTEPQAPKTTIQIAQETIASPLQGTILPLSAVEDEAFSSGALGKGIAIEPSEGKVYSPVDGVLTSMLSSGHALGITSDHGVDILIHVGQDTVKLKGKHFTPKVKQGDIVTKGQLLMEFDIEAIKAAGYIVTTPVIISNTANFQDVVQTDKQAIHFKEDLITVLI, from the coding sequence ATGAAATATGAACAATTGGCAAAAGACATTATCCACAATATCGGTGGTCGGGAAAATGTAAATAGTTTGACACACTGTATCACACGATTACGTTTTAAATTAAAAGACGAAAGCAAAGCAAATACGGATGTACTTAAAAATATGGATGGTGTTGTAACTGTTATTCAGAGTGGTGGACAATATCAGGTCGTTATTGGTAACCATGTACCTGATGTGTATGCCGAAGTAAATGCAGTCGGAGGCTTTCAAGCTGATACAGCACAAGATACATCCAGTGATGAAAAGGTCAGTTTATTCAACCGCTTTATTGATATGATTTCTGGCGTATTTACTCCGATTCTGGGCGTGTTATGTGCAACAGGGATGATTAAAGGATTTACCGCATTATTGCTTGCACTACATGTGTTAACCACAGAATCAGGAACGTACCAGATTCTTAATGCATTAGGTGATTGTCTATTTTATTTCTTTCCTATCTTTCTTGGTTATACGGCTGCGAAAAAGTTCAATGCCAACATATTTATCGGGATGGCGATTGGAGCAACATTGGTTTACCCTTCGCTTAGTGGCTTAACCGCTGGCGCTCCATTGTATACCTTATTTGCAGGTACATTGTTTGAATCACCGATCCACATTACGTTTTTAGGAATTCCTGTCATTTTGATGACGTATTCGTCTAGTGTTATTCCGATTATTTTAGCAACGTATGTAGGTTCGAAATTAGAAGTATTTTTCAAAAAAATTATTCCAAGTGTTGTTCGTACATTCTTGGTTCCGTTCTGTACATTGCTTGTTATTGTTCCGTTAACGTTACTTATTATTGGACCTATCGCTACATGGGCAGGTCAATTGTTAGGGGCAGGTACACTATTTGTCTATAATTTAAGCCCGATTATTGAAGGAATGTTGATCGGTGCATTCTGGCAAGTATTTGTTATTTTCGGCTTACACTGGGGTCTGGTTCCGATTGTGATCAATAACTTAACAGTGATGAAATTCGATCCAGTTTTAGCAGGGATGTTCGGCGCTTCATTTGCACAGACAGGTGTTGTACTAGCGATCTTACTTAAAACGAAAAATGTCAAACTCAAATCGCTTTCGATTCCGGCATTTATCTCGGGTATTTTCGGTGTAACAGAGCCTGCGATCTATGGAATCACGCTTCCTCGTAAAAAACCATTTATTATCAGTTGTATAGCGGCTGCGGTAGGTGGAGGTATTATCGGGTTTGCAGGTACTAAAGCTTATATTATGGGTGGATTAGGTATTTTCGGGATTCCAAGTTATATCGGTCCAAATGGTATCGATGCTGGATTTTATGGAATGTTGATCGGTATTGGAGTTAGCTTTGTACTTGGATTTGCCATTATGTATGCGATGTTCCAAGACGATAAAGAAACAGCAAAAGTCACAGAACCACAAGCGCCTAAAACAACGATCCAAATTGCTCAAGAAACGATTGCAAGTCCATTACAAGGAACGATTCTTCCACTTAGTGCGGTAGAAGATGAAGCATTTTCTTCTGGTGCGCTTGGTAAAGGGATAGCGATTGAACCGTCTGAAGGTAAAGTATATTCGCCTGTTGATGGCGTATTAACTTCGATGTTGTCCTCAGGGCATGCACTCGGGATTACGAGTGATCATGGAGTCGATATTTTGATCCATGTAGGACAAGATACCGTGAAGTTAAAAGGCAAACATTTCACACCAAAAGTAAAACAAGGCGATATCGTTACCAAAGGACAATTATTAATGGAATTCGATATCGAAGCGATCAAAGCCGCTGGATATATCGTGACTACACCTGTTATTATTTCCAATACAGCTAATTTCCAAGATGTAGTACAGACAGATAAACAAGCGATTCATTTCAAAGAAGATCTGATCACTGTTTTGATCTAA
- a CDS encoding TetR/AcrR family transcriptional regulator, giving the protein MNKKLAVTEARVLEASWELLTQDGIEKFSMRKLAKLIGIQAPSIYWYFKSKQLLFQALANHVAKDVLLAMEPEGDWKEQLHHYAVTMRNQLKKYSCSAQLLMQTLPLESDYLQMIDQFLQALEPLSLTDKEKFNYIICIINYVLCHELDEYERQQVENELEDENQQSLEEWALRAFEQVPPEKVSIIRRMYTNGLFGEVGTDEMFEAGLDIFLSGIEQRIVNNL; this is encoded by the coding sequence ATGAATAAAAAACTAGCAGTGACAGAAGCCAGAGTGTTAGAAGCATCATGGGAATTGTTAACTCAAGATGGAATTGAAAAGTTCAGTATGCGTAAATTAGCCAAGCTGATCGGGATTCAAGCACCGTCGATTTATTGGTATTTTAAAAGCAAACAATTGCTTTTTCAAGCATTAGCCAATCATGTAGCCAAAGATGTTCTTTTGGCTATGGAACCAGAGGGAGATTGGAAAGAACAATTACATCATTATGCTGTTACGATGCGTAATCAATTAAAAAAGTATTCTTGCTCTGCACAATTATTAATGCAAACATTGCCTTTAGAAAGTGATTATTTACAGATGATTGATCAATTTCTACAAGCTCTGGAACCACTCTCTCTTACAGACAAAGAAAAGTTTAACTATATTATCTGTATTATTAACTATGTATTGTGTCATGAATTAGACGAGTATGAACGTCAACAAGTAGAGAATGAGTTGGAAGATGAAAATCAACAGTCATTAGAAGAATGGGCACTTCGTGCATTTGAACAAGTCCCACCTGAAAAAGTCAGTATTATTCGCAGAATGTATACCAATGGCTTATTTGGAGAAGTGGGTACAGATGAGATGTTTGAAGCGGGGCTGGATATTTTTCTAAGTGGAATCGAACAACGAATTGTTAACAACTTATAA
- a CDS encoding glycoside hydrolase family 1 protein, translating into MSALQPTFPQGFLWGGATAANQLEGGYDQGGKGLSTSDMLTAGTHTTSRRITTELDPALNYPSHEAIDYFHRYKEDIALFGEMGFKVFRMSIAWSRIFPNGDDLEPNEEGLQFYDQVFAELKKHNIEPLVTISHYEAPFALAQKYNGWSDRRLIEFYTRYCETLFTRYKDTVKYWLTFNEINILTLPFGTFLAGAMIPEGNGELVDTSQDDPQARYQALHHQFVASAQAVKLGHQINPDFKIGCMIAYMCSYPLTSNPEDVILAQQKDNLTNFLCSDVQVRGAYPGFAKRYFADHGIELVIEPEDEQTLKEGCVDYYTFSYYSSTCVSADPDQEQVGGNLSMGLKNPYLKASDWGWQIDPQGLRWSLNNIYNRYQIPLMLVENGLGAVDEVQTDGSIHDDYRIEYLKQHVVAMQEAIADGVNLIGYTPWGCIDLVSAGTGEMKKRYGFIYVDKDNEGKGTLDRSRKDSFFWYQKVIESNGAVLE; encoded by the coding sequence ATGAGCGCATTACAGCCTACATTTCCACAAGGATTTCTATGGGGAGGAGCAACAGCAGCGAATCAGCTAGAAGGCGGATATGATCAAGGGGGGAAAGGTCTAAGCACCTCGGATATGTTAACTGCAGGTACACATACCACTTCTCGCCGAATCACAACGGAACTCGATCCTGCATTAAACTATCCGAGCCATGAAGCGATTGATTACTTCCATAGGTATAAAGAAGATATCGCTCTTTTTGGCGAAATGGGATTTAAAGTGTTCCGCATGTCGATCGCATGGTCACGTATATTCCCGAATGGCGATGATCTGGAACCTAATGAAGAAGGATTACAGTTCTATGATCAAGTATTTGCTGAATTGAAAAAGCATAATATTGAGCCATTAGTAACGATATCTCACTATGAAGCACCTTTTGCTCTGGCGCAAAAATACAACGGTTGGTCAGATCGTCGTCTGATAGAGTTCTATACACGTTATTGCGAGACTTTATTTACAAGGTACAAAGACACAGTGAAATACTGGTTGACCTTTAATGAAATCAATATTTTGACATTACCGTTTGGAACATTTCTAGCTGGAGCGATGATTCCCGAAGGCAATGGAGAATTAGTCGATACATCACAAGATGATCCGCAAGCACGATATCAAGCACTTCATCATCAATTTGTTGCTAGTGCCCAAGCTGTAAAGTTAGGGCATCAGATTAATCCTGATTTCAAAATTGGTTGTATGATTGCTTATATGTGTTCGTATCCGCTGACTTCGAATCCAGAAGATGTGATTTTAGCACAACAGAAAGATAATTTGACGAACTTCTTGTGTTCAGACGTACAGGTGAGAGGTGCTTATCCGGGCTTTGCTAAGCGTTATTTTGCAGATCATGGGATTGAACTTGTGATCGAACCGGAAGATGAGCAGACTTTGAAAGAAGGCTGTGTCGATTATTATACATTTAGCTATTATTCTTCCACTTGTGTGAGCGCTGATCCTGATCAAGAACAAGTAGGCGGTAATCTCTCGATGGGACTCAAAAACCCGTACCTCAAAGCAAGTGATTGGGGATGGCAGATCGATCCACAAGGATTACGCTGGTCACTAAATAATATTTATAATCGTTATCAGATTCCATTAATGCTTGTAGAAAATGGTCTGGGTGCTGTCGATGAAGTACAAACAGATGGCAGTATTCATGACGATTACCGGATTGAGTATTTGAAGCAACATGTGGTCGCGATGCAAGAAGCGATCGCTGATGGAGTCAACCTAATCGGTTATACGCCATGGGGTTGTATCGATCTTGTGAGTGCCGGTACAGGCGAGATGAAGAAGCGATATGGATTTATCTATGTGGATAAAGACAACGAAGGTAAAGGCACACTGGATCGCTCACGTAAAGATAGCTTTTTCTGGTATCAGAAAGTGATTGAGAGTAATGGAGCAGTGTTGGAATAG